Genomic segment of Amphibacillus xylanus NBRC 15112:
CGCTTCTACTCCAGCATGTCCTGATCCAACTACAATAACGTCATAATGACCAGCATCAAAAACCATTTTACTCACTCCCTTTTTTCCTTATTTACCTAAGCAAAATTGAGAAAACAGTTGATCAATTAAACTATCATGAACTGTATCCCCTACAATTTCCCCTAGAATTCTCCATGCACGTGTGACATCAATTTGAATTAAATCTAACGGCATATCCATGTCGATAGCATTCTGAGCTTCTTCAAGTGCAGTTAAAGCTTGTTTTAATAATTGGATATGTCGGGCATTTGATACGTAAGATACATCAGTACTTTCTAATTGCCCTTCAAAAAACAGCTTCGCAATTGCCTCTTCTAAATCATCAATACCTTGTTCTTCAATTAACGATGTTGAAACAACTGGATGATCCCCTGCTAATTTTTCAACTTCATTCTTATCTAATCGTTCTTCCAAATCGGTTTTATTAATGAGTACAATTAATTCAAGGTCATTTGTTAGTTCAAACAGTTGACGATCTTGATCTGTTAGTGGCTCATTATTATTTAATACAAGCAAGACTAAATCAGCTTCTTTTAAAGCCTGTCTAGATCGCTCAACACCAATTTTTTCAACTAGATCATCAGTTTCTCTTATTCCAGCAGTATCAATTAAACGCAATGGAACACCACGAACATTTACATATTCCTCGATAACATCCCTAGTTGTTCCTGGGATATCTGTAACAATCGCCTTATTCTCTTGAACAAGTGTATTTAATAACGAAGACTTTCCTACGTTGGGACGACCAATGATTGCAGTAGAAATTCCTTCTCTAAGGATCTTCCCTTGTTTAGCCATCGTTAAAAGTCTTTCAATTTCTTGATAAACATCTGTTGTTTTTTCCAATAATACCGATTTAGTCATTTCTTCAACATCATCATACTCTGGATAATCTATATTTACTTCAACATGAGCTACTGTTTCGATTAAATCTTGACGTAACCGTTGAATTAACTTCGACAATTTACCATCCAATTGTTTTAATGCTACATCCATTGCTCTATCAGTTTTAGCACGGATTAAGTCCATCACAGCCTCTGCTTGAGACAAGTCAATTCTTCCATTTAAGAATGCTCGTTTGGTAAATTCACCAGGCTCAGCTAAACGTGCTCCAAGCTCTAAAACTAACTCTAACAATCGATTTACTGAAGCTATACCACCATGACAATTAATTTCTACGACATCTTCTCGTGTAAATGTTTTCGGTGCTTTCATCACACTAACCATTACTTCTTCAATCATATTATTTGTATGTGGGTCAATCATTTTTCCGTAATGAATCGTATGTGAGTTAACCTCATTTAAATCTGATCCGGAAAAAATTTGATTGACAATATTTATAGCATCCTTACCACTTAATCGAACAATACCTATCGCACCCTCACCTAATGGTGTAGATATTGCCGCAATCGTATCAAACTCCATTACATTTCACCCCCATTAATTAAATATCTATCTAAAATAAATTATTTGTTTAGTAATAAATATCACTAACAAGTTAGAGTAACACATTCGAATTAAAAAAGAAATAAAAATATTTTTACTAATTTAAGGGAATATTAAATTTTAATTCACTTCATAGTATCGACAATAATCTATATTTCATAAAAAGTTATTAACAAGTGGATAACTTTTTATCAGTGTTTTTACTAAAAAAAGAAGTCCACAATTGGACTTCTTTTATCAAATTTATTTATTGACAGGTTTAATAACTACAAAACGATTAGGATCAGTACCATCAGAATGTGTCTCTACCTTTGGATTATCTTGTAAAATGCTATGAATGATTTTTCGTTCATAAGATGGCATCGGCTCAAGCGTGACATTGCGACGAATTTTTATTGCTTTATCCGCAAGTCGAGTTGCTAATTGCTGGAGTGTTTCCTCACGTCTTGCACGGTAGCCCTCCGCATCTACAATAACACGATAAAAATCTGATGATTGACGATTTAACATCACTTGAACAAGATGCTGAATAGCATTTAATGTTTGACCACGTTTACCAATTACCATAGCAATTTTCTCACCTGATAAGTTAAACGTAACTTGCTCATCTTTATTAACGACGTCAACATTAATGTCGTCTGCAAAAGAACGTGTAATATCTTCAAGATATTTTTTCGCTAAATCTATTGGATCTTGCTTGATTGATACTTTAACAATTGCACGTTTGGCACCAAAAATACCAAACATACCTTTTTTACCTTCATCAATAATCTCAACTTTAACCTGATCTTTTCTCGCATTAAGTTGCTCTAATGCTGATTGAACCGCATCATCTACAGTTTGTCCAGAAGCAGTTACCTGTTTCACGATTATTTTCCTCCCGCTTGTTGTTGGAATTTAAATGGCTTTCTAATAAAGATTGTTTGGAAAACCATAAACACGTTACCAACTACCCAGTATAAAG
This window contains:
- the mnmE gene encoding tRNA uridine-5-carboxymethylaminomethyl(34) synthesis GTPase MnmE, which encodes MEFDTIAAISTPLGEGAIGIVRLSGKDAINIVNQIFSGSDLNEVNSHTIHYGKMIDPHTNNMIEEVMVSVMKAPKTFTREDVVEINCHGGIASVNRLLELVLELGARLAEPGEFTKRAFLNGRIDLSQAEAVMDLIRAKTDRAMDVALKQLDGKLSKLIQRLRQDLIETVAHVEVNIDYPEYDDVEEMTKSVLLEKTTDVYQEIERLLTMAKQGKILREGISTAIIGRPNVGKSSLLNTLVQENKAIVTDIPGTTRDVIEEYVNVRGVPLRLIDTAGIRETDDLVEKIGVERSRQALKEADLVLLVLNNNEPLTDQDRQLFELTNDLELIVLINKTDLEERLDKNEVEKLAGDHPVVSTSLIEEQGIDDLEEAIAKLFFEGQLESTDVSYVSNARHIQLLKQALTALEEAQNAIDMDMPLDLIQIDVTRAWRILGEIVGDTVHDSLIDQLFSQFCLGK
- the jag gene encoding RNA-binding cell elongation regulator Jag/EloR, which encodes MKQVTASGQTVDDAVQSALEQLNARKDQVKVEIIDEGKKGMFGIFGAKRAIVKVSIKQDPIDLAKKYLEDITRSFADDINVDVVNKDEQVTFNLSGEKIAMVIGKRGQTLNAIQHLVQVMLNRQSSDFYRVIVDAEGYRARREETLQQLATRLADKAIKIRRNVTLEPMPSYERKIIHSILQDNPKVETHSDGTDPNRFVVIKPVNK